One segment of Enterobacter ludwigii DNA contains the following:
- a CDS encoding tetratricopeptide repeat protein has translation MNTTSVRLIPVLIFSLLSPLALAMGDNSTESKTPDCPSGKVYDSATQKCVPDKSSSLSDQDKTNYAYHLAKKGEYQAALNLLDSLKNNNTAEAWNYRGYATRKLGRTDEGIGYYQRALAIAPDYAKAREYLGEAWMVKGRPDLAKEQLKVIAGICGQSCEEYRDLQAAINGHPES, from the coding sequence ATGAACACCACCTCTGTGCGTTTGATCCCGGTGCTGATTTTTTCCCTGTTGTCTCCTCTCGCGCTGGCGATGGGCGATAATAGTACCGAGAGTAAAACTCCCGACTGTCCGTCCGGAAAGGTGTATGACAGTGCAACTCAGAAATGTGTGCCCGATAAGAGCAGCAGCCTTAGCGATCAGGACAAAACCAACTATGCCTATCACCTTGCTAAAAAAGGCGAGTACCAGGCGGCGCTGAACCTTCTTGATTCGCTAAAAAATAACAACACGGCTGAAGCATGGAACTATCGCGGGTATGCCACCCGCAAACTGGGTCGTACGGATGAAGGTATCGGTTACTACCAGCGTGCGCTGGCTATCGCCCCGGATTATGCCAAAGCCCGTGAATACCTGGGCGAGGCGTGGATGGTCAAGGGACGTCCGGATCTGGCCAAAGAGCAACTGAAAGTGATTGCCGGTATTTGCGGCCAGTCCTGTGAAGAGTACCGTGACCTGCAGGCT